In Juglans regia cultivar Chandler chromosome 13, Walnut 2.0, whole genome shotgun sequence, the following proteins share a genomic window:
- the LOC108984316 gene encoding histone acetyltransferase MCC1-like gives MVNPKLSHHPTICYRPIQPSDLEVLERIHGDLFPIRYESEFFQNVVNGREIVSWAAVDRSRPDGQSDELIGFITARIVLAKESEITDLLRYDSSKSDQTLVYILTVGVVEAYRNCGIASALIRKVIKYASSIPTCRAVYLHVIFYNNAAIHLYKKMSFKCVRRLQGFYFINGQHCDSYLFVYYVNGGCSPCSPLELVTVMVSYMRSLLKTVTTKLIKNEDRKVPKWPKRTETNSLILATQNRRISTAECSVYECV, from the exons ATGGTAAACCCAAAGCTGTCTCACCATCCAACTATATGCTATAGGCCTATACAACCCTCCGACCTTGAGGTTTTAGAGCGAATCCATGGGGATTTGTTTCCCATCCG GTACGAGTCTGAGTTCTTCCAAAATGTTGTCAATGGACGTGAAATTGTATCATGGGCTGCCGTTGACCGCAGTCGGCCAGATGGTCAAAGTGATGAACTTATTGGATTTATAACCGCACGAATTGTTCTTGCAAAAGAAAGTGAG ATAACGGATTTGCTAAGATATGACTCATCAAAATCAGATCAAACTTTAGTCTACATTTTGACGGTGGGAGTAGTAGAAGCCTATAGAAATTGTGGCATAG CTTCTGCATTAATTCGGAAGGTCATAAAATATGCATCAAGTATCCCAACTTGCCGAGCAGTTTACCTGCAtgtcatattttacaataatgctGCAATCCATTTGTACAAGAAAATGTCATTCAAGTGTGTAAGGAGGTTGCAAGGTTTCTACTTTATCAATGGTCAGCACTGTGACTCATACTTGTTTGTGTACTATGTAAATGGCGGTTGTTCTCCTTGCTCACCACT AGAGCTTGTTACTGTCATGGTAAGTTACATGAGAAGTCTTCTTAAGACCGTGACTACAAAGCTAATCAAGAATGAAGATAGGAAGGTCCCAAAATGGCCGAAACGCACAGAAACCAATTCTCTTATATTAGCAACCCAAAACAGAAGAATTTCGACTGCTGAATGTTCCGTGTACGAGTGTGTTTGA
- the LOC108999714 gene encoding uncharacterized protein LOC108999714, protein MCEIEDETLMHVLWECHSANDIWGSEKNCVQKWGKYETDFLLLWEKCITSLDKSQLEELAMTLRKVWLRRNRMVFENRMECPMSLLFAKAIVRDYQAVRNSNKSDKQVQNRIDNNQRWEKSEKRYVKVNWDASLDQKKRRMDIGIIVRDEEGKVVATVFNQKENVEEAVVAEGYALRAAIELCSTLNIQKANFEGDAKEIIMAVCNEEEMLTSYGFLVEDVRF, encoded by the coding sequence ATGTGTGAAATTGAAGATGAAACTCTTATGCATGTTTTATGGGAGTGTCATTCAGCAAATGATATTTGGGGAAGTGAGAAAAACTGTGTTCAAAAGTGGGGCAAATATGAAACTGACTTTTTGTTGCTGTGGGAGAAGTGTATTACCTCTCTTGACAAGAGCCAACTGGAGGAACTAGCAATGACTCTTAGGAAGGTTTGGTTGAGGAGAAATAGAATGGTGTTTGAAAATAGAATGGAATGTCCTATGAGTTTATTATTTGCTAAGGCTATTGTAAGAGACTACCAAGCAGTGAGGAATTctaataaatcagacaaacaaGTGCAAAATAGAATTGATAATAATCAGAGGTgggaaaaatcagaaaaaagatacgttaaagtgaattgggatgctTCTTTGGATCAGAAAAAGAGGAGAATGGATATTGGCATCATTGTTAGAGATGAGGAAGGGAAGGTTGTAGCAACTGTTTTTAATcagaaagaaaatgttgaagagGCAGTTGTGGCAGAAGGCTATGCACTGAGGGCTGCAATAGAATTATGTAGTACTCTTAATATTCAAAAAGCAAActttgaaggggatgcaaagGAGATCATCATGGCAGTGTGCAATGAAGAAGAAATGCTTACTTCTTATGGTTTCTTAGTAGAAGATGTTAGGTTTTAG
- the LOC108984315 gene encoding S-norcoclaurine synthase 1-like, which yields MVGKLSHEIEVNVPASEAWELYGTLRLPKLIVEEAFPGIIENIEVIEGDGEAGTIIKIIPGTPGSKAHREKFTKVDNEKRLKEVEVLIEGAYLEMGFTFYRMSFEIVEKGDDSCIIKTKVEYDVKEEAAAPNASNVVSIEPLAKIAEAAKTHLLKNKSSTA from the exons ATGGTTGGGAAGCTCTCCCACGAGATAGAGGTAAACGTGCCGGCAAGCGAAGCTTGGGAGCTCTATGGCACCCTTCGGTTGCCAAAACTTATTGTTGAAGAAGCTTTTCCCGGTATCATTGAGAACATTGAGGTCATTGAAGGTGATGGTGAGGCTGGGACCATCATCAAGATCATACCAG GAACACCTGGTTCTAAAGCTCATAGAGAGAAGTTCACAAAAGTCGACAATGAGAAACGCCTGAAAGAAGTAGAGGTACTGATTGAAGGAGCTTATCTTGAGATGGGGTTTACATTTTACCGTATGAGTTTTGAGATCGTGGAAAAGGGCGACGATTCATGCATTATAAAAACTAAAGTTGAGTATGATGTGAAGGAAGAGGCAGCTGCACCTAATGCCTCCAATGTCGTCAGCATCGAGCCATTGGCAAAAATTGCAGAAGCTGCCAAAACTCATCTCCTGAAAAACAAAAGTAGTACTGCTTAA
- the LOC109010829 gene encoding uncharacterized protein LOC109010829 — MLLTAPGHKPTFLFSRGSSSNSVTRTRPCRLCKATLITNSESFEVGRLVGSYGFMNITSYSGFQSGTDIEYSSGDLGRLRVQDVGEGSVKIRLYEGRVSQGPLRGTSILFKVYPGQRASGLEADMMAANELNAHSFLQSSSEGICQNLLILVGGFETKTGEQWLAFRNDGKYSAADYAKVTSEKVSKNRALGEQISWNQFEQEQKIKRRGYFVINLLRGALRGLAFMHDHDRLHQSLGPSSILLNTIIERDAAYLVPRIRDLAFSVDISYPYLEESPGTLSEGLWRRASAAGAYTLMEKRAFGIADDIYEAGLLFAYLAFIPFCEAGIMDSISLQRLLESTFQLDLQATREYCLADDRLLDAVKFLDLGDGAGWELLQAMLNPDFRKRPIAEAILNHRFMTGAVL, encoded by the exons ATGCTCCTCACTGCACCCGGTCACAAGCCCACCTTTCTCTTCTCCAGAGGCTCTTCTTCGAACTCAGTGACCCGAACTCGGCCTTGTCGACTCTGCAAAGCGACTCTTATCACCAACTCTGAGTCGTTCGAGGTTGGGAGGCTTGTTGGTAGCTATGGGTTCATGAACATCACCAG CTATTCAGGGTTCCAATCGGGGACTGATATTGAATATTCATCTGGAGATTTGGGGCGACTGAGAGTGCAAGATGTGGGAGAAGGCAGTGTAAAGATCAG GCTTTACGAAGGGAGAGTTTCCCAGGGTCCACTTAGAGGGACTTCGATTCTTTTTAAG GTTTATCCTGGACAACGAGCTAGTGGTTTGGAAGCTGATATGATGGCCGCAAACGAGTTGAATGCTCATTCTTTCCTTCAA AGCAGTTCAGAAGGTATCTGTCAGAATCTCCTGATCCTTGTAGGTGGTTTTGAAACAAAAACTGGGGAGCAG TGGCTTGCTTTCCGGAATGATGGGAAATATAGTGCTGCGGACTATGCTAAAGTTACAAGTGAAAAAGTATCAAAAAACCGTGCACTTGGAGAACAGATTTCTTGGAATCAATTTGAACAAGAGCAGAAAATCAAACGCAGAGGATATTTTGTCATTAACCTTCTTCGGGGTGCCTTGAGAGGTCTAGCTTTCATGCATGACCATGATAGATTACACCAGAGTCTTGGACCATCTTCTATTCTTCTTAA TACTATTATAGAAAGAGATGCTGCTTACTTAGTCCCACGAATTCGAGATCTAGCCTTCTCTGTTGACATTAG CTATCCATATCTGGAAGAGAGTCCTGGAACACTCTCAGAGGGACTTTGGAGACGAGCATCTGCAGCTGGTGCGTACACACTAATGGAGAAAAGAGCTTTTGGAATAGCAGATGATAT ATATGAAGCAGGTCTTCTTTTTGCATACTTGGCTTTTATTCCATTTTGTGAAGCGGGCATAATGGATAGCATTTCCTTGCAA AGGCTGCTGGAGAGCACTTTCCAGCTTGATCTTCAAGCCACAAGAGA GTATTGTTTAGCAGATGACCGATTACTAGATGCTGTCAAATTCCTGGATCTTGGTGATGGTGCTGGTTGGGAGTTGCTCCAG GCAATGCTGAATCCCGACTTCCGAAAACGGCCTATCGCAGAGGCTATACTCAATCATCGGTTCATGACTGGTGCGGTTCTTTGA
- the LOC108984314 gene encoding S-norcoclaurine synthase 2-like, with protein sequence MVVGQLYHEMEVKVVARQAWELYGTLLLSKLAKESLSGLVEKSEVLEGDGGVGTKMKITLVPGSASFRTLIEEFTNVDNEKYVKEAEVIEAGYLDLGFTYYRVRFEINEKGDDSSVIKTTVDYDVKEEAAANASYVNIEPMLKIAEATKKYLLENKAAKSAH encoded by the exons ATGGTAGTTGGGCAACTCTACCACGAGATGGAGGTAAAGGTGGTGGCTAGGCAAGCTTGGGAGCTCTATGGCACACTTCTCTTATCAAAACTGGCTAAAGAATCGCTTTCGGGTCTCGTTGAGAAAAGTGAGGTCTTAGAAGGTGATGGAGGTGTTGGGACTAAAATGAAGATAACATTGGTTCCAG GGTCAGCTAGCTTTAGAACCTTAATAGAGGAGTTCACAAATGTCGACAATGAGAAATACGTGAAGGAAGCAGAAGTGATTGAAGCAGGATATCTTGATCTGGGATTTACTTATTATCGTGTTCGTTTCGAAATAAACGAAAAGGGTGATGATTCATCTGTAATCAAAACAACTGTTGATTATGATGTCAAGGAAGAGGCTGCTGCTAATGCCTCCTATGTCAATATCGAGCCAATGCTAAAAATTGCAGAAGCTACCAAAAAGTATCTCCTGGAAAACAAAGCTGCTAAATCTGCACATTAG